A stretch of the Salarias fasciatus chromosome 3, fSalaFa1.1, whole genome shotgun sequence genome encodes the following:
- the LOC115408580 gene encoding GTPase IMAP family member 7-like: protein MAAELWGDKQTHTSPQTLTAGNAREVESPALLQSFCLGTGSWVTLSPAATQSTLHPAPTVPSAGESKRIVLLGKTGSGKSSLANIILGEDLFTVHHSSDSGTTTCQSETRDVSDRKITLVDTPGLFDTERSEEDLKPEIMKCITECAPGIHAFLIVLKVETFSEQEQEVISRICEYFSEDILKHAVVVFTFGDQLREGIIIEEFVRQTQKLRDLVNRCSGRCHVFDNKYWNNNTLQNDYRSNHFQREELLKTIDKLTVERNGQCYTNDMLQAVERETQREEEQIRQSSPENLPPEEIRNQARRNVDSQRGLVWELFLALRSWLG, encoded by the exons atggcagctgagctgtggggtGATAAACAAACTCACACCAGCCCGCAAACTCTCACCGCAGGCAATGCCAGAGaggtggagagtccagcccttctccagtCTTTTTGTCTGGGGACCGGGTCGTGGGTCACCCTGTCaccggctgccacccaatccacactgcatcCGGCCCCTACAGTTCCCTCAGCAGGTG AGTCAAAGCGGAtcgtcctgctgggaaaaactgGCAGTGGGAAAAGCAGCCTCGCCAACATCATACTTGGAGAGGACTTGTTCACTGTACATCATTCTTCTGATTCTGGAACTACCACATGTCAATCTGAAACCAGAGATGTCAGTGACAGAAAGATCACTTTGGTCGACACGCCTGGTTTGTTTGATACAGAAAGGTCAGAGGAGGATTTGAAGCCTGAGATCATGAAGTGCATTACAGAGTGTGCTCCTGGAATTCACGCCTTTCTCATCGTGCTGAAAGTTGAGACATTCTCAGAGCAGGAGCAAGAAGTCATCAGCAGAATATGTGAATATTTCTCTGAAGACATTCTGAAACACGCCGTGGTCGTCTTCACCTTCGGCGACCAGCTACGTGAAGGGATAATAATCGAGGAGTTTGTCAGACAGACTCAAAAGCTGAGAGACCTGGTGAACAGGTGCAGCGGCCGGTGCCACGTCTTCGACAACAAATACTGGAACAACAACACGCTGCAGAACGACTACAGGAGCAACCACTTCCAGAGGGAAGAGTTACTGAAGACCATCGACAAGCTAACGGTGGAAAGAAACGGCCAATGCTACACCAACGACATGCTGCaagctgtggagagagaaacccagagagaggaggagcaaatCAGGCAGTCATCTCCAGAAAACCTGCCACCAGAGGAGATCAGAAACCAGGCCAGACGAAATGTGGACTCACAACGGGGGCTTGTTTGGGAGCTTTTTTTGGCATTGAGGAGCTGGTTAGGGTAG